In Acidobacteriota bacterium, one DNA window encodes the following:
- the dtd gene encoding D-aminoacyl-tRNA deacylase — MKVLVQRVKSALVRVSGECVARIGKGLLIFIGVEQQDTSKDALYFADKVASFRIFEDENGKMNLAIKEVDGEILVVSQFTLAAKTRKGNRPSFDGAAPPDKARLLYEIFIDRLRESGINVASGRFQEKMEVELINDGPVTFLIDPK; from the coding sequence ATGAAGGTTCTGGTGCAGAGAGTTAAGTCGGCTCTGGTCCGGGTTTCAGGGGAATGCGTTGCCCGGATAGGGAAAGGGCTTCTAATCTTCATAGGCGTGGAACAGCAGGATACTTCTAAAGATGCACTCTACTTCGCTGATAAGGTTGCGAGCTTCCGGATATTCGAGGACGAGAATGGAAAGATGAACCTCGCTATCAAAGAGGTAGATGGTGAGATCCTCGTCGTCTCTCAATTCACGCTGGCGGCGAAGACGCGAAAGGGAAACAGACCGAGCTTCGATGGAGCCGCCCCACCGGATAAAGCAAGGCTCCTCTATGAAATTTTCATTGACAGACTCAGAGAATCTGGAATCAACGTGGCCTCTGGCAGATTCCAGGAAAAGATGGAGGTAGAGCTCATCAACGATGGTCCCGTCACTTTTCTTATCGACCCTAAATAG
- a CDS encoding tetratricopeptide repeat protein, whose product MTFHNWKDFLKILLVLSTAIPVFSLTLLLSASLQEKDAITSDPGMTTDISSAGHLEMSAGLKSFDFENFENRINFFWFKRKAFLLANRMEDAEKQMDLLKSFCQQEGIQKIPLIARALNFEGSNYFKEGNFEKARNSFELAKYFDSSFPQARFELARTHWKNGSGMMKLLGEFIKGLFIHFENFWVRIIILAYFLLLIILSLSFFFAFFSISMLLKYNKLLRHEIYEHLTGRMTESTVIAAGWAVLLAPFLSILGGIFFIIYWPLIMFRYMKNKERIVCILLFFFLFFAIPGLKITRSLFDAATNEENRVIVDSISGNYDPQIIIGLSEQIKNHTGDPTFHFLIADHYKKGGYYREAYDHYMECLQINPDLFGAYNNIGNIFFLFEQYPEAIANYRKAIGKKPDFILAYYNMSLAQSELFHFKEAEESIARAKALDSAEVSSLMASRRSTNHGAEVIDAMIRVPGIWKRALGNGKILQDGFRDPEKGKNPAFLFLNMLSALSAASLFLFMILSFAEKPWVTSCVRCGKPFCQKCRIYSDSSTHCTQCLHLFVKMDGLEPEAKARKMMEIEIYENRKRKNLLISSIFFPGVAQNARGKLLVSYIITFFWLFGITWLLFLRYVITSLEPSANPVSMLSIAFAGLTIASSWLIGNWNILFRRE is encoded by the coding sequence ATGACCTTTCACAACTGGAAAGACTTCCTTAAGATCCTACTCGTTCTTTCTACAGCCATTCCAGTATTTTCTCTTACCCTCCTTCTTTCCGCTTCTCTTCAGGAGAAAGATGCCATCACCTCCGATCCTGGCATGACCACTGATATCTCCTCCGCAGGACATCTCGAGATGTCGGCTGGACTCAAGAGCTTCGATTTTGAGAACTTTGAGAACAGGATCAACTTCTTCTGGTTCAAGAGAAAGGCCTTCCTTCTGGCAAACCGCATGGAGGATGCAGAAAAACAAATGGACCTTCTGAAATCCTTCTGTCAGCAGGAGGGGATACAGAAGATTCCTTTGATAGCACGTGCTCTGAATTTTGAGGGAAGTAATTATTTCAAGGAAGGTAATTTTGAAAAAGCAAGGAATAGCTTCGAGCTTGCGAAATATTTTGATTCCTCGTTTCCCCAGGCAAGATTCGAACTTGCAAGGACGCACTGGAAGAACGGGTCGGGGATGATGAAGTTGCTGGGAGAATTCATCAAGGGTCTCTTTATCCATTTTGAGAATTTCTGGGTAAGGATCATCATCCTGGCATACTTTCTCCTGCTGATTATCTTGTCTCTTTCTTTCTTCTTCGCATTCTTTTCCATCTCCATGTTACTTAAATACAATAAGCTGTTGAGACACGAGATCTATGAGCATCTCACAGGTCGCATGACAGAATCTACTGTAATAGCAGCAGGATGGGCCGTTCTTCTTGCTCCCTTCCTTAGCATTCTGGGAGGCATTTTCTTCATCATCTACTGGCCCTTGATCATGTTCCGGTACATGAAAAATAAAGAGCGGATCGTGTGCATCTTGCTGTTTTTCTTCCTTTTTTTTGCCATTCCCGGATTAAAGATCACGCGTTCACTTTTTGATGCTGCTACTAATGAAGAGAACCGGGTGATCGTTGATTCCATTTCCGGAAATTACGATCCACAGATCATCATTGGCCTGAGCGAGCAGATCAAGAATCACACCGGCGACCCGACCTTCCATTTCCTGATTGCTGATCACTACAAGAAGGGAGGCTATTACCGAGAAGCCTACGACCATTACATGGAATGCCTGCAAATCAATCCCGATTTATTTGGTGCTTACAACAACATAGGCAACATCTTCTTCCTGTTTGAACAGTATCCTGAGGCCATTGCAAATTATCGGAAGGCAATCGGAAAGAAACCAGACTTCATTCTGGCCTATTACAACATGAGTCTGGCGCAGTCGGAACTTTTCCATTTCAAGGAGGCTGAGGAAAGCATCGCCAGGGCAAAAGCCCTTGATAGCGCAGAAGTGTCCTCCTTGATGGCCAGCAGGAGATCGACCAACCACGGCGCGGAAGTAATAGATGCCATGATCAGAGTCCCTGGGATATGGAAGAGAGCGCTCGGGAACGGTAAGATCCTCCAGGATGGCTTCCGGGATCCTGAAAAGGGAAAGAACCCAGCATTCCTGTTTCTCAACATGCTTTCCGCTCTCTCGGCAGCATCTCTTTTTCTTTTCATGATCTTATCATTCGCAGAGAAACCATGGGTGACTTCCTGCGTCCGCTGCGGCAAACCATTCTGCCAAAAATGCAGGATTTACAGCGATAGCTCCACGCACTGCACGCAATGCCTTCATCTCTTCGTCAAGATGGACGGACTCGAGCCGGAAGCCAAAGCCAGGAAGATGATGGAGATCGAGATCTATGAAAACAGGAAGAGAAAGAACCTGCTTATCTCTTCAATCTTCTTTCCGGGTGTTGCTCAAAACGCAAGAGGGAAACTACTTGTTTCCTACATCATCACGTTCTTTTGGCTCTTCGGGATTACCTGGCTCCTGTTCTTGAGGTACGTCATCACAAGTCTGGAACCCAGCGCTAATCCCGTTTCCATGCTATCGATCGCGTTTGCCGGTCTAACGATTGCCTCAAGCTGGTTGATTGGGAACTGGAACATTCTTTTCAGGAGGGAATAG
- the mazG gene encoding nucleoside triphosphate pyrophosphohydrolase, producing MMRKADFQELVHIMERLREPGGCPWDREQTLETLKDFLIEEAYEVLEAINNRDLAHLKEELGDLLYQILFISRIAEEENQFDIHDVVSGIADKMKRRHPHVFGTEDLRTAEHVLERWEEIKMEEKNGHVNSSTLAGIPAALPALQKAKRISEKVARVGFDWETVTDIMEKLNEEVSELSDSIQHEDFSRSEEEIGDLLFVIVNVGRRLGIDPEVALQRSNMKFIKRFEYVEKELKSRGKKPSSSTLEEMEYLWKEAKKYD from the coding sequence ATGATGAGAAAGGCGGATTTTCAGGAGCTCGTCCACATTATGGAACGATTGCGTGAACCTGGAGGTTGTCCATGGGACCGGGAACAGACGCTGGAGACGCTGAAGGATTTTCTCATAGAAGAAGCCTATGAGGTGCTGGAAGCGATCAACAACAGGGATCTCGCTCATCTCAAGGAGGAACTCGGTGACCTCCTCTACCAGATTCTGTTCATTTCGAGAATCGCCGAGGAGGAGAATCAGTTTGATATACATGATGTCGTATCAGGAATCGCCGATAAAATGAAGAGAAGGCATCCCCACGTTTTTGGAACGGAGGATCTCAGAACAGCGGAACATGTTCTCGAGAGATGGGAAGAGATCAAGATGGAGGAGAAGAATGGGCATGTAAACTCTTCGACGCTGGCCGGGATTCCAGCTGCCCTGCCCGCCCTTCAGAAAGCGAAGAGGATTTCCGAGAAGGTCGCTCGCGTCGGCTTCGACTGGGAGACTGTCACAGATATAATGGAGAAACTGAACGAAGAGGTATCTGAGCTATCCGATTCAATCCAACATGAAGATTTTTCACGATCAGAAGAGGAGATTGGAGATCTTCTCTTCGTCATCGTCAATGTGGGAAGGAGGCTCGGTATAGATCCGGAAGTGGCCCTCCAGCGCTCTAACATGAAATTCATCAAAAGGTTCGAGTACGTGGAGAAAGAGCTTAAATCGAGAGGGAAGAAACCTTCCAGTAGCACTCTGGAAGAAATGGAATATCTATGGAAGGAGGCCAAGAAGTATGATTAG
- the xerD gene encoding site-specific tyrosine recombinase XerD gives MSEGKNSFVRIYADFLVSEKGLSHNTVSSYVSDIAKAAEELKKSRRSLGDASREDLLKIMRRMKESGLSSRSIARWLVSLRQFYKFLISEQIIKDNPTVNIENPKTWKHLPEFLNYEEIEKLLNAPAMTNPSELRDKAMLETLYATGLRASEIISLELKDVKIDAGFLTCMGKGSKERIVPIGDTCTAILRIYLSQGRRHFLNKRASPFLFLNSRGGKMTRQGFWKIIKKYARQAGITKPLSPHTVRHSFATHLLAHGADLRSVQMMLGHSDISTTQIYTHISRERLKKIFRDFHPRA, from the coding sequence ATGAGTGAGGGAAAGAACTCTTTCGTTCGAATCTATGCAGATTTTCTTGTCTCCGAGAAAGGGCTCTCGCACAACACAGTCTCATCCTACGTTTCGGATATCGCAAAAGCTGCAGAAGAGTTAAAAAAATCTCGGAGGAGCCTCGGAGATGCGAGCCGGGAAGATCTGCTCAAAATCATGAGAAGGATGAAGGAATCGGGTCTCTCCTCCCGTAGCATCGCGCGCTGGCTAGTTTCTCTGCGACAATTCTATAAATTCCTAATCTCGGAGCAGATCATTAAGGATAATCCAACGGTAAACATCGAGAATCCCAAAACGTGGAAACATCTTCCAGAGTTTCTGAACTATGAGGAGATCGAGAAACTACTGAATGCACCGGCCATGACAAACCCCTCTGAACTGAGAGATAAGGCGATGCTCGAAACTCTATATGCCACCGGTTTGAGAGCGAGTGAGATCATCTCGCTCGAGTTGAAGGATGTAAAGATCGACGCCGGTTTCCTCACATGCATGGGGAAAGGCTCCAAAGAAAGGATCGTGCCGATAGGGGATACCTGCACCGCTATTTTAAGGATTTATCTTTCTCAGGGACGCAGGCATTTCCTTAATAAAAGGGCAAGCCCTTTTCTCTTCCTGAACAGCAGGGGAGGGAAGATGACCCGGCAGGGTTTCTGGAAGATCATCAAGAAATATGCGAGACAGGCTGGGATAACGAAACCGTTGAGTCCGCATACGGTGAGACATTCCTTTGCCACACACCTCCTCGCTCACGGTGCGGATCTGAGGTCCGTTCAGATGATGCTTGGCCATTCGGACATATCCACGACTCAAATCTACACGCACATCAGCCGTGAGAGGCTCAAGAAGATTTTCAGAGATTTTCACCCTAGGGCTTAA
- a CDS encoding DUF1844 domain-containing protein codes for MSGNGSPSDDKQKWKETSTIDFSSFVLSMSAQALVSLGEAQNPITGESKLDLEAAKQAIDILCMLKEKSKGNLSASESELIENILYDLRIRYVTKSKEVKN; via the coding sequence ATGAGCGGCAACGGAAGCCCATCGGACGACAAGCAAAAGTGGAAAGAAACTTCCACGATTGACTTCTCCTCCTTCGTTCTCTCCATGAGCGCTCAGGCTCTTGTTTCGCTCGGAGAGGCTCAGAATCCTATCACCGGTGAGAGTAAGCTGGATCTCGAGGCTGCCAAGCAGGCTATCGACATCCTCTGCATGCTCAAAGAGAAATCGAAAGGAAATCTCAGTGCTTCCGAGAGCGAATTGATCGAGAATATCCTCTATGACCTGCGGATAAGATACGTGACGAAATCGAAAGAAGTAAAGAATTGA
- a CDS encoding acetyl-CoA carboxylase carboxyltransferase subunit alpha produces MEEENFEQPILELEKRIEELSGFTGDEAKERELQRLRKKLDVVRAEIYSNLTPWQKTLVARHPRRPYTRDYIGHLFVDFVEIHGDRKFADDPAIVGGLAFYRGIPVAVVGHQKGRDTKEKIFRNFGMPKPEGYRKAIRIMKIAEKFGRPIFTFIDTPGAYPGIGAEERGQAEAIAYNLREMARLKVPLIITVTGEGGSGGALALGVGDVINMLEFAIYSVISPEGCAAILYRDQTKAKVAAKSMKITSQDLRELGVIDEIIPEGPGGAHSDLRRMADTLDQYFIRQLRELIDMDPEERIRKRYEKFRRMGKISEWGSFL; encoded by the coding sequence ATGGAAGAAGAAAACTTTGAGCAACCGATCTTAGAACTGGAGAAACGGATCGAGGAACTCTCCGGCTTCACCGGTGATGAAGCCAAAGAGAGAGAACTTCAAAGACTCAGGAAGAAGCTCGACGTTGTGAGAGCGGAGATTTACTCCAACCTTACTCCCTGGCAGAAGACGCTTGTTGCAAGGCATCCCCGAAGACCTTACACTCGCGATTACATCGGCCATCTCTTCGTGGATTTCGTGGAGATCCACGGCGATAGGAAATTTGCCGATGACCCGGCGATTGTTGGAGGACTTGCTTTCTATAGAGGCATCCCAGTAGCCGTGGTTGGGCATCAGAAGGGCCGGGACACAAAAGAGAAGATCTTCAGGAATTTCGGAATGCCCAAACCAGAGGGTTACCGTAAGGCAATCCGGATCATGAAGATCGCGGAGAAGTTTGGAAGACCTATATTCACCTTTATCGATACTCCTGGTGCCTATCCCGGGATCGGCGCCGAAGAGAGAGGGCAAGCGGAAGCCATCGCATACAACCTTAGGGAAATGGCAAGGCTGAAGGTCCCGTTAATCATAACCGTGACAGGGGAAGGGGGAAGCGGCGGAGCGCTTGCCCTTGGCGTGGGAGACGTTATCAATATGCTTGAGTTTGCCATATACTCGGTCATCAGCCCGGAAGGGTGTGCTGCTATCCTATACCGTGATCAGACGAAGGCAAAAGTCGCTGCGAAGAGCATGAAGATAACATCTCAGGACCTCAGGGAGCTCGGTGTCATCGATGAGATCATACCGGAAGGGCCCGGCGGGGCACACAGCGATCTCAGGAGAATGGCAGATACCCTGGACCAGTATTTCATCAGGCAGCTGAGAGAACTTATTGATATGGATCCAGAGGAAAGAATCAGAAAGCGTTACGAAAAATTCAGAAGGATGGGGAAGATCTCCGAGTGGGGAAGTTTCCTCTAA
- a CDS encoding DUF4340 domain-containing protein, with amino-acid sequence MVEKKSLRYGTTIILFILLVFLLFFLYFFELPRREKEKKIKGESQRLLALDEGNFQRLTILKGERRIVLSRGNNDDAWFIEQPISDKADSGEISSLISYLGSFKFDRIVEENSGNLKKYGLDAPELSVQLDIRGQASKTMKVGRRSPIGEGRYLAVEGDPRIYLVHGSLVFRLDRDSDHFRDKNAFDIVFESVKCFVLQRSGETIKLERNLTEWEVTAPDKSSADREKVENMLRRICSLWIEAFHEVNPSDLSVYGLEEPVARVSLRTDEGEQTLLLGNERKEAGSDREFVYAKRAERPGVFSVRRSILDDLNFKAQDFIKSPSSTENLPVKSSMEMEKKQ; translated from the coding sequence GTGGTGGAGAAGAAATCTTTGAGATATGGAACGACCATCATACTTTTCATTCTCCTTGTGTTCCTCCTCTTCTTCCTTTACTTCTTCGAGCTTCCCAGGAGGGAGAAGGAAAAAAAGATCAAGGGAGAAAGCCAGAGACTCCTGGCTCTGGACGAGGGGAACTTTCAGCGGCTCACGATCCTGAAAGGAGAAAGAAGGATAGTTCTCTCAAGAGGAAATAATGATGATGCATGGTTCATAGAGCAGCCAATCTCCGATAAAGCCGATTCAGGCGAGATATCATCTCTCATCTCCTATCTCGGTTCCTTTAAGTTTGACAGAATTGTGGAAGAAAATTCCGGCAACCTGAAAAAATACGGGCTGGACGCTCCGGAGCTTTCGGTGCAACTCGATATCAGAGGACAGGCTTCGAAGACAATGAAAGTCGGGCGAAGAAGCCCTATAGGCGAGGGAAGATATCTTGCAGTGGAAGGAGATCCGAGGATATACCTGGTTCATGGATCGCTTGTCTTTCGTCTGGACAGAGACTCCGATCACTTCCGGGACAAGAATGCATTCGACATAGTATTCGAGAGCGTGAAATGTTTCGTCTTGCAGCGATCTGGAGAGACGATAAAACTGGAGAGAAATCTGACGGAATGGGAGGTGACGGCCCCTGATAAATCCAGTGCAGATAGAGAAAAAGTAGAGAATATGCTGAGAAGGATATGCTCCTTATGGATCGAAGCCTTTCACGAGGTGAATCCTTCAGATCTGAGTGTCTATGGACTTGAAGAGCCCGTGGCCCGCGTCAGTTTGAGGACGGATGAAGGTGAGCAGACTCTCCTCCTCGGAAATGAGCGGAAGGAAGCTGGAAGCGATAGAGAATTCGTCTATGCAAAGAGAGCGGAGCGTCCCGGAGTTTTTTCGGTCAGGAGAAGCATCCTCGATGACCTTAACTTTAAAGCTCAAGACTTTATTAAATCTCCTTCATCCACAGAAAATCTTCCTGTGAAATCTTCGATGGAAATGGAGAAGAAGCAATGA
- a CDS encoding DUF4388 domain-containing protein, with protein sequence MALKGTLKDFSMADIFQLISLQRKSGILRVKSAEELITVSFLNGYIVWADTSQRELEERLGQVLIKNGKISTRQLEKALAIQRKTLQRLGHIMVSEGFIKRDELREALTRQVKMIAYRIFLWKDGDYDFDQDERLEYDRENFSPISAESIMMECARMSDELQMIERKIKSKDMIFEKVLREDVVAMENSESILNEDIDFGFGKEGETSRIKLSPSEALIYNFLDGRSSVEEIAIKSDLGEFETSRILYELLNRNLIKVAEAQSEREKSTAGTKIEGGTNWLFLFALVFMTVISIIFIPLVSPGKNILTSGNLYHHEILKYTSKTKLGTIDKALKIYYFNKRKFPAELEELVRAGYLRESHLMDPWGNSYRYVLFDDAYRLWGLNGSGEPDEDLMIINNFSSIQKVIIQSFREEGEIGT encoded by the coding sequence ATGGCTTTAAAAGGGACATTGAAAGATTTCAGCATGGCCGACATTTTCCAGCTCATCTCCCTGCAGAGGAAGTCAGGAATATTGAGAGTGAAAAGTGCAGAAGAGCTGATCACAGTATCTTTCCTAAATGGATATATCGTCTGGGCAGATACATCCCAGAGGGAACTCGAGGAAAGACTCGGGCAGGTTCTGATCAAGAATGGAAAGATATCCACTCGTCAACTCGAAAAAGCCCTCGCGATACAGAGAAAGACCCTGCAAAGACTCGGCCACATCATGGTTTCAGAAGGTTTCATCAAAAGAGATGAACTGAGAGAAGCGCTCACACGTCAGGTGAAGATGATCGCTTACAGGATCTTCCTCTGGAAAGACGGAGACTATGACTTCGATCAGGATGAAAGACTGGAATACGATCGCGAGAACTTTAGCCCCATTTCTGCTGAAAGCATCATGATGGAATGCGCCCGGATGAGTGATGAACTCCAGATGATCGAAAGGAAGATAAAGTCCAAAGATATGATCTTCGAAAAAGTCCTTAGAGAAGATGTTGTGGCAATGGAGAATTCGGAATCAATCTTAAACGAGGACATCGATTTTGGCTTCGGGAAGGAAGGGGAAACCTCGAGAATCAAGCTGAGCCCCAGTGAAGCCCTCATATATAATTTCCTTGATGGAAGATCCTCCGTTGAAGAGATCGCCATCAAGTCTGACTTGGGAGAGTTCGAGACGTCCAGGATCCTCTATGAACTCCTGAACCGGAATCTTATCAAAGTCGCCGAAGCTCAATCCGAAAGAGAGAAAAGCACTGCCGGCACCAAGATTGAAGGTGGAACCAACTGGCTCTTTCTCTTTGCTCTGGTCTTTATGACCGTGATCTCCATCATTTTTATTCCTCTGGTTTCTCCCGGAAAGAACATCTTGACTTCAGGAAACCTGTATCATCATGAGATCCTGAAATACACGAGCAAGACGAAACTAGGTACTATAGATAAAGCTTTGAAGATATACTACTTTAATAAGAGAAAGTTCCCAGCCGAACTGGAAGAGCTGGTGCGTGCGGGCTACCTAAGGGAAAGTCATCTCATGGACCCCTGGGGGAATAGTTACCGCTACGTGCTTTTCGACGATGCTTACAGGCTCTGGGGGCTTAACGGTTCAGGCGAACCCGATGAGGACCTCATGATCATCAATAACTTTTCCTCCATCCAAAAGGTAATCATTCAAAGCTTTCGGGAAGAGGGGGAGATCGGGACGTAA
- a CDS encoding CBS domain-containing protein — protein sequence MIIITTHLNADFDCIGAMIGVRKIYPEAEIVFPGSKEPAVRDFLKSGYFHLQEMKLKLLDPSSVRKVILVDTQNIERLGSLTDFIRHKHNLDLEFIDHHPDAGLADKRGMKHILPVGSTTTIVTKMLRDKKIPIEPKEATLMAIGIYEDTGFLLFPTTTPEDLTAVGFLLGCGADLRVVSSALKRGLSSEQIILYNDLITSSRTFHIKGEDVTISMVRKERYIPDAALVVHQYCASENIVHFYTLIEMEDRIFLIGRSKIPSLNAGKVAEAFGGGGHASASSATIKDMTLVEARDRLLGVIERLLSPAIRAGDIMSKVVFSAPSSIAIEKALEFMNRSRVNAFPLTEKGRVVGAVTRQMIDTAIYHGMGKTTVREIMLDTLEILPEEADLSEVQKVMIEKNLRFVLIGKSPDDVRGIITRMALFRNLYEEQVKKGKLPSRGEGGVFTEDLRPMMDKRLPKKVSRILKVAGETADKSALDVYLVGGIVRDLILDEENIDIDLVVEGNGIKYARQLAKALKGRARATAKFQTAVVIIDNHLKIDIASARTEYYEYPAALPTIERGMIRQDLYRRDFTINALAIKINRREYGMLVDYFGGRRDLREGMIRVIHSLSFIEDPTRAYRAIRFATRLGFELAKETQHLIEVASRKGIFERLSGRRITKELQLLFDDEHPVKAVRMMDSFHLLDFISREIKLTKSLIAFLERIEEVLSWYRLLYRGEKPENWLIYLMALADSIDEEGRIKIAQRLSLNSKHREVLVGYKERIHQLMLSIRKKESIRTSDIFSSVRNLPLEIILFVIARTERIELKKSLTKFLLHFRNLDLEIDGNDLKALGLLPGPEYSRIFNLVLLAKVDGKVKSRRDELALAKHLIKKSQKT from the coding sequence ATGATAATCATAACGACACATCTTAATGCCGATTTTGATTGCATCGGCGCCATGATCGGCGTCAGGAAGATATACCCTGAGGCGGAGATCGTCTTCCCAGGCTCCAAAGAGCCGGCCGTAAGGGATTTTCTGAAGAGCGGCTATTTCCACCTTCAGGAAATGAAGTTGAAACTCCTTGATCCTTCCAGTGTCAGGAAAGTCATCCTGGTCGATACTCAAAACATAGAACGTCTAGGTAGCCTGACCGATTTCATCAGACATAAACACAATCTGGACTTAGAATTCATCGATCATCATCCAGATGCAGGCCTGGCGGATAAGCGTGGCATGAAGCATATTCTTCCCGTTGGTTCGACAACCACCATCGTGACGAAGATGTTGAGAGATAAGAAGATCCCTATAGAGCCGAAGGAAGCGACCTTGATGGCGATAGGAATTTACGAGGATACCGGTTTTCTCCTCTTTCCGACAACGACGCCTGAGGACCTCACGGCGGTAGGCTTTCTTCTTGGATGCGGTGCCGATCTGAGGGTTGTCTCATCTGCGCTCAAGAGAGGTTTGAGTTCAGAGCAGATCATCCTCTACAACGACCTCATCACCTCTTCCAGAACCTTCCACATCAAAGGCGAAGATGTCACGATCTCCATGGTGCGAAAAGAGAGGTACATCCCCGATGCCGCCCTTGTAGTCCACCAGTACTGCGCTTCAGAGAACATCGTACACTTCTATACCCTAATTGAGATGGAAGATCGAATCTTCCTGATCGGCAGGAGCAAGATCCCATCGCTTAACGCAGGCAAGGTAGCAGAGGCTTTCGGTGGTGGCGGTCATGCTTCTGCATCATCGGCGACTATCAAGGACATGACGCTCGTTGAGGCGAGAGATAGACTCCTGGGAGTAATCGAAAGACTTCTTTCTCCAGCCATACGTGCCGGGGACATTATGTCGAAGGTTGTCTTCAGCGCTCCATCCAGCATCGCTATCGAGAAAGCCCTGGAGTTTATGAATCGGTCTAGGGTCAATGCCTTTCCGTTGACCGAGAAGGGGAGAGTCGTGGGAGCCGTCACCAGACAGATGATTGATACAGCGATCTATCATGGAATGGGAAAGACGACTGTCAGGGAAATCATGCTCGACACGCTCGAGATACTTCCCGAAGAGGCGGATCTCTCGGAAGTCCAGAAGGTAATGATAGAGAAGAATCTCCGTTTCGTTCTCATCGGGAAAAGCCCCGACGATGTCCGCGGGATAATTACGAGGATGGCTCTCTTCAGGAACCTTTATGAGGAACAGGTGAAGAAAGGGAAACTTCCCTCCCGAGGCGAGGGAGGAGTCTTCACGGAAGACCTCAGACCAATGATGGATAAGAGACTTCCCAAAAAAGTCTCCCGCATCCTTAAAGTAGCTGGAGAAACGGCCGATAAGAGCGCTCTTGATGTATACCTCGTCGGCGGGATAGTGAGAGACCTGATACTGGACGAGGAGAATATCGACATCGATCTGGTAGTCGAGGGAAACGGCATAAAATACGCAAGACAGCTTGCAAAGGCCTTGAAGGGTAGAGCCAGGGCGACGGCCAAATTCCAGACGGCCGTTGTCATCATCGACAATCATCTCAAGATCGATATCGCCTCTGCAAGGACGGAATACTACGAGTATCCGGCTGCGCTTCCCACCATCGAGAGAGGGATGATCCGGCAGGATCTCTATCGCAGAGACTTCACGATTAACGCTCTGGCCATCAAGATCAACAGAAGAGAGTACGGGATGCTAGTCGATTACTTCGGAGGGAGGAGAGACCTGCGGGAAGGGATGATTCGGGTCATCCATAGCCTTAGCTTCATCGAGGATCCGACCCGGGCTTACAGAGCCATACGATTTGCCACAAGACTAGGCTTCGAGCTTGCCAAAGAGACGCAGCATCTCATCGAGGTGGCCTCCCGCAAGGGAATCTTTGAACGGCTCTCTGGCCGCAGGATCACGAAGGAGCTTCAACTCCTCTTCGATGATGAGCATCCGGTCAAGGCAGTCAGGATGATGGATTCCTTCCACCTCCTCGACTTCATCTCCCGTGAGATCAAACTGACGAAGTCACTCATTGCCTTCCTGGAGCGCATCGAGGAGGTTCTCTCCTGGTACCGTCTCCTGTACAGAGGAGAGAAGCCGGAAAACTGGTTGATCTATCTAATGGCCCTTGCCGATTCCATCGATGAGGAAGGAAGGATAAAGATCGCTCAGAGGTTGAGCCTGAATAGCAAACACAGGGAGGTCCTGGTGGGATACAAGGAAAGGATCCATCAGCTCATGTTGTCCATCCGCAAGAAAGAAAGTATCAGAACGAGTGATATCTTCTCTTCCGTCCGCAATCTTCCCCTCGAGATCATCCTGTTTGTCATCGCCAGAACCGAAAGAATAGAGCTAAAGAAAAGCCTTACAAAATTCCTCCTCCATTTCCGCAACCTTGATCTGGAGATCGATGGAAACGACCTGAAAGCGCTGGGGCTCTTGCCAGGTCCGGAGTACTCCAGGATCTTCAATTTAGTGCTCCTCGCAAAGGTTGATGGCAAGGTGAAGAGCCGCAGAGATGAACTCGCTCTTGCAAAGCATCTCATTAAAAAATCACAAAAAACTTGA